The region GGAAACCTCCGAGACGGTTCAATCGCTGAACAAGAAAACGGTTCCGGCGTTGTTGAAGGTCACCGACAACGAGAAGGTTCGGAGAGTCCTGGAGCTGCGTCAGGAGCTATCGAAAACCTCTGTAAAAAAGTACACCGCTATGGAAAACGCGGTATGTAAGGATTCCAGGGTCCGGGGGCTGCTCCAGTATTACGGTGCCAACCGCACCGGGCGCTGGGCGGGCCGGTTGGTCCAGGTGCAAAACCTCCCCCAGAACAAGTACAAAGACCTGGACCTGGCCAGGCGCCTGCTCCGCGAGGGCGACTTCGAGCTGCTCGACATGCTTTTCAGCGGGGTACAGAACCCTCTGTCGCAGCTGATCCGGACGGCGTTCATCCCCCTGATTGGCGGCTACTTCATCGTCGCGGACTTTAGCGCAATCGAGGCCCGCGTCATCGCCTGGCTCGCCAGCGAAGGGTGGCGGCTGGAGGTGTTCAGATCCCACGGTAAAATCTACGAAGCGTCCGCCTCGGCCATGTTCCACGTCCCGATCGAAAGCATTACGAAAGCATCCCCGCTCCGCCAGAAGGGGAAGGTGGCCGAGTTGGCCTTGGGCTACCAAGGTGGCCCGAAAGCCCTCATCGCCATGGGCGCCCTGGATATGGGGTTGACCGAGGATGAGCTGCCCGGGCTGGTGACGGCCTGGCGGGAGGCCAACCCCAACATTGTGCAGCTCTGGCGCGACGCCGAGCGGGCGGCCGTGAAGGCGGTCCGGGAAAAAACCACCGTCAAGCTGAAGATGGGCGTTTCCTACACCTACGAGCGCGGGATGCTCTTCGCCAATCTTCCGAGCGGACGCCGGCTGGCCTACGTTCGGCCGAGGATGGAGCAGCACCCGACGCTGGAAAAGCAATCCTTGACCTACGAGGGCATGGACCAAACCACAAAGCAATGGCGCAAAATCCCCACCTATGGCGGGAAGCTGGTCGAGAATCTGGCCCAGGCGATCGCCCGGGATTGCCTGGCGGCGGCACTCATGCGGCTCAACGAGAACGGCTACTCCACCGTGATGCACGTCCATGATGAGGCGGTCATTGAGATGGCCGGCGCCGGCGCCATGGAGGCCGAGATGGAGAAAGCCTGCACACTCATGGGGTTGCCGATCTCCTGGGCGCCGGGGCTACCGCTCCGGGCCGACGGGTACGTCTGCCAGTATTACAAAAAGGATGATTGATGTGACAAGCCTGCAAAAGCTGTTTTCCTTATGGAACCGGATTGTGAGCCGCGAATCCCAGACTTTCAACCGTTCGGATATCACGATCGGCAGCGAGCTGATCCGGGAGCTTCGTCTGGAGGCGCTCCGCCAAAAAGAACAGCGGGAGAAAGGCACCGAGCTGAAAGCGGCCACCAAATTCCTAAACAACACACTTTTCCAGCAGATGGTCGCCATCGGCCGGGAGTATCAAGAGGTCCATTATGCCTATCTCGATCTGCACGATTCCTGGGATAAACCGCTTTCAAAGGATGAGAATGCTTGCGTTAAAGCATTGGCCGAGGAACTGGTCGATCTGCAGACGGTGTGTCAAACGATGTTAGTCATGCTCGGGGTGGACATCGACCAAGTCCGGCATGACGTAATAGAGAAAAACGCCCGGCGTGGCTACTACGACCGCAGTTAAAGAGGAGGAACCCATGTACACCAGCGAACGCAGCCGGCTACTCTCCATGCTTGCCGATCTCGAAGACGCGCCCGATTCTGAAAAAATGCAACTGCTCATCGAGCTGCTCCGCGAGCTGATCATGAGCGGCCGTTGGGATTAAAGGAGGGGGCCTTTATGAAGTTCTTTATTTGCCCGGAATCACAACAGACAGTTTTTCCGTCAAAGTGCCAGCGTGATTGCGAAAAGACCGGCTGGTGCGAGGAATACATGAAAGTAGCGCGAACCGGGTCCTATTCCATGGACCGGCTGCAGCCGAAAGGGGTTAAAACCCGGACGACCAGGGATTACAATGGTATCCCGGTCAAGTGCCCGGAGGGCCTTACTGAAGAAGAATTCCAGACCATCTGCGCCGAGGAAGTCGAGCTGTGGAAGGCCCGGCAGCGGGCGATCAGCACGATCGAGATTAGCGTCGACGGCGACGAGCTAGTTGTCTTCACCCGCGAGAAAAGCCCAATCAAGCGGTTACGCCGGATAACGGGCTATCTCAGCGACTTGACCGCTTTCAACGATGCCAAGCAGGCCGAAGAGGCTGTCCGATATAAGCATGTTCAACCCGCGCGGGACCATTCGGTCGACGATCCCGCCGATAAGCTTAGGGAGGCTTAAACTTTGAAACATGTTTACATTACTCACCCGCTGCGGGGCGAAAACTGGCGAGAAAACATAGAAAAAGCGAGTCGACATTGCCGCAAATATGTAATGGAGGACAAGGATATTCTCCCGGTGTCGCCGCTGCACGCGCTCGCTTTTCTCGACCCGAACACCTACGACCCCGAACACGGTATGCAGTTGTGCCTGGCGCTACTCGAAATGTGCGATGAGGTCTGGGTTCACGGCGAGTGGGAGAATTCCGAGGGCTGGCAGCGTGAAATAAAACACGCCTGGGGTAAAGACATCAAGGTCCGCTGGATCACCGATGAGGTGTCGGCATGAACGCTCTAAGCCTATTCACAGGGGTAGGGGGACTAGACCTTGCGGCTGAAGCCGTCGGCATGAAGATCGTCGCCTGCTGCGAGATAGA is a window of Selenomonadales bacterium 4137-cl DNA encoding:
- a CDS encoding DNA polymerase codes for the protein MRDVLSIDIETFSPVDLQKSGVYPYAEHPDFAILLFGYAFNSEPIQVVDLASGEQLPDEVYDALVDSRVLKAAYNAAFERVCLSRFVRPWALSEGEFLRPEQWACTMVQALTLGLPGNLAGVAKVLFDGQQDKQKMTEGKALIRYFCTPCKPTLSNGGRTRNLPQHAPAKWATFKTYCGQDVEVERSVRKKINRYQLVETERRLWVLDQQINDRGIRIDLSLVHQAIRCDEEDKARAMDEAIRLTGLENPGSVAQLKEWLFAETSETVQSLNKKTVPALLKVTDNEKVRRVLELRQELSKTSVKKYTAMENAVCKDSRVRGLLQYYGANRTGRWAGRLVQVQNLPQNKYKDLDLARRLLREGDFELLDMLFSGVQNPLSQLIRTAFIPLIGGYFIVADFSAIEARVIAWLASEGWRLEVFRSHGKIYEASASAMFHVPIESITKASPLRQKGKVAELALGYQGGPKALIAMGALDMGLTEDELPGLVTAWREANPNIVQLWRDAERAAVKAVREKTTVKLKMGVSYTYERGMLFANLPSGRRLAYVRPRMEQHPTLEKQSLTYEGMDQTTKQWRKIPTYGGKLVENLAQAIARDCLAAALMRLNENGYSTVMHVHDEAVIEMAGAGAMEAEMEKACTLMGLPISWAPGLPLRADGYVCQYYKKDD
- the nrdD gene encoding anaerobic ribonucleoside-triphosphate reductase, whose protein sequence is MKFFICPESQQTVFPSKCQRDCEKTGWCEEYMKVARTGSYSMDRLQPKGVKTRTTRDYNGIPVKCPEGLTEEEFQTICAEEVELWKARQRAISTIEISVDGDELVVFTREKSPIKRLRRITGYLSDLTAFNDAKQAEEAVRYKHVQPARDHSVDDPADKLREA
- a CDS encoding DUF4406 domain-containing protein, yielding MKHVYITHPLRGENWRENIEKASRHCRKYVMEDKDILPVSPLHALAFLDPNTYDPEHGMQLCLALLEMCDEVWVHGEWENSEGWQREIKHAWGKDIKVRWITDEVSA